GTGATCGGGGCGATCTGCTGCCACACCGGCTCGTCGAGCCGGCCATCGATCACCACTCTTTCATTCAGTTTTTCGATATGGATGACCGGGACCGAGGCCCGCGTTTCCTTAAGATTCTGCGGTTGAGCCAGAAACTGGGGGGAAAAGGGGACTGTACCCAGGAGGAGCAGCAAGGGGCAGAACTTCTTCACTTTCGAGTACGGGGCGATCTTGTTCAGCATGGATCGAGTGGTTTGGGTTCCGTTCTTTGCCGGAAAAGGATGACCCGCGAACTTGAACCGGCGCCATCAGGCAGAGGGGTGAAGATCAATCGTGGATACAAAAGACCAGGATTGGCGCGCGGCGATGATTTACCCCAGCGAGAACCTGAGCGGATAACCCATGGGCAGAATCGACCTCTTCCCGGGGTCTGCCTCTTGTGGTTACGCTGCGCAAGGCGGCCTCTTCAACCCGGAAGACCCCCGCAGACCGCCCATTCTACCGAAGAACTTTCGTTCTGAAAACCTTGGAGAGATTTCTTCCTGGTCGGGTTTCTCGACGCTGCAATGAAGGATTCCTGGGCAGAGTTTCCAGACGGGCGCAGATTGGAGATCCAGGATGATTGGCAGTCGCCTATGACTGGTCCTACCTATGATTGAGAATTCGTCACCGTCCCTGATGACATTGCAAGGGCGAAAGGTGGACCAGCCAAAGGCGGTCTTCGATCCAGTCCTCGACCCAAGCAACTCCCGGGTTGGGTCGACGGAGTTCATTGCCTCTAAAAGTCGATGACGATCGTGCCATCGAAGCCGCACGTGTCCACGTTGAACCAAATGACCTTGCGTTCCTCTTTACCGGCGATGGTCGCCTCGACTTTGAGCTGGTAAACGCCCGGCACCAACTGAGTCGGGTTGGACACCGCTCCCCACTCGCGATGGAACTGGAACGAGGCGCACGCCGTACCCGGCGTCGCAGTCACCGTCTGGAGGGGTACGTTCCTTGTCTCGTCCACTTCGTTGGCAAATCCAAACGCGCCTCCGAATCGCTTCAGTTCAATCTCGTGGACCTGGGGCATGGGCACGCCTCCCTGGGTCACCAGGACACGGGCTCCGGTCCGGACGCCTTCACCGCAAAGGTCGCGCGTCTGGCTGCTCGTCGCGCCGGTGGCCGGATTGGACACAAAGGTGACGGTGATGTTGGCAGTACGTTCCCGCGCTGAGGCGGTCGGTGCAAAGACCCCGTTCAGGTCACCCGAGCCGGCCTCATGTCCGGGCTCCAGCGTGATGGGAAAGGCGGGCAGTCCAGACAACGAGAAGTCGCCGGCGTTCGTGCCGCCAATGGCAATGTTGGTGATCGTAAGATTACACGTGCCCGTATTGGATATGACAAACGGCCGGGTGGAATGACAGGTTCCCAGGCTCTGGACAACGGTTGGCAAGAACCTTAGATTCGGCGACAGGCCCAAGGCGCCGGATCCACCCTGCCCCGTTGCTGGCACGGAAACCGAGGGAGTCGACGGGTCATCGCTTGGAACTGTCAGCATTGCCGTTTGAGGTCCGACACCCGTTGGGGTGAAGGTCACCTCAAAAGGAAAGCAGAAATCAGGGCTGATCACGACCGGATACCCGCCGGACGGCGTCGTGACAGCGAACTGGGGGTTCGAAGAGGTCACGGGCCCCGCCGAGAGGCTGGCATTGCCGGTATTGCAGACCTTAAGCGTCGAGCGGCCGGCACTCCCGTCACAGATGCTCCCGAAGGCCACTCCCGAAGGGATCTGGATTTGGGGGACATCGCCCACAAGAAATTTGCTGAAGAAAACATCGATCGCGGCCGACGGGGGTGTGATCTCGGGAGGGGACTTCGCAGAAGCAAATGAAGTGAAGAATCGTCCTGCGGCACATGCGTTGCCGTTGTAGTCACCATACTTCGGGGAACCTCCGCCGGTGTTGCAGGTCTCCCCTGCTGGGCACACGGTCGAAGAGAAATCACAGCGGGTTTGTGACCCCGGGCAGTTGGGCTGCGTATTGTCACAACAGACGCCGGCGAGCTGCGGCTGAGTGGAACACGACTCCGAATCACCGGTGCTCCGTGGAGCCGCGCCCCAGCCCGAGGCACACTCGGGGTCGAGGACCTTCGAGATCTTGAACTCGGGGCCGGCAACAAGGTTGCCGAGCGCGTCCAGGCGCGCCCTGCCTCCGAAGTATTCCGTCAGGTCGTTGGCCGCGGGGGTTGCGGCACGCCGGTCATACCACGACACGAATGCCTCGCCGCCAGTCGTGCTTACCCATGGCATGAACCGCCGCCCGACGGCCGTGGCATTAATGGTGACGACTCGAGCGGGCAACCACGTCCGGCCGCCATCGAGTGAATCGCGCACAAGGATGTTCTCGTTTCCGGCCACCGTGTTTTGCGCGTAAGCGACGTAGACGTGGTTCGCGTTGGTGTCATCCACTGCCACCATGTGACTGGAGAGCACATTGCCGTTATTGCATCGGTCCAGACCCGAGACCGGACACGTGACGTCAGTGACGGCAGTCACGGTCACCGGAAAGCCCAACTGGGGAGCAAGGCCGGCGCCGCAGGAACTGAATTTATGCAGGCGGATGTTGCCACCCTGACGGTAGATCACGTAGACAAA
This genomic stretch from Terriglobia bacterium harbors:
- a CDS encoding choice-of-anchor D domain-containing protein, which produces MATMQRFSALWRAHAVRAAVPFLGYTALAGFMLAGWSSGVLAQPALPNQLEIKAQGISIRYPAGWSIPPKRYANVDELVNVPAGEHARGRPTARVQITAVPRTDHAEALRELRDIATENNSKPTFLDIGGWPGLQRRHTEPRQQPSGGPLFADKVVLRITTAVAVGNLVVRAEAFLPSAASATLISEVEAMGQSLKFKTEGTPQRTGQELEELRRGANVPPGSALLTPHDAQDFTSSHNSTAGAASGGIRQSAAKETPTLAPQWPLQDPPLTRLFQGGNGELEIAVSPNGRNIVVARQRLFRTSNDGGQTFAFNGAAGFGDGDPSLAWGQSGNFYLAGINTGCTATTTCTGMDRSTNNGQTFPFLTNALSCPNTGVNSCFPDQEHIAADRVNAAPGGGDQVYSVWRNFNSTGQDPSIICSQDSGANWTAPFDVEIGAFVPRVGVGQDGFVYVIYRQGGNIRLHKFSSCGAGLAPQLGFPVTVTAVTDVTCPVSGLDRCNNGNVLSSHMVAVDDTNANHVYVAYAQNTVAGNENILVRDSLDGGRTWLPARVVTINATAVGRRFMPWVSTTGGEAFVSWYDRRAATPAANDLTEYFGGRARLDALGNLVAGPEFKISKVLDPECASGWGAAPRSTGDSESCSTQPQLAGVCCDNTQPNCPGSQTRCDFSSTVCPAGETCNTGGGSPKYGDYNGNACAAGRFFTSFASAKSPPEITPPSAAIDVFFSKFLVGDVPQIQIPSGVAFGSICDGSAGRSTLKVCNTGNASLSAGPVTSSNPQFAVTTPSGGYPVVISPDFCFPFEVTFTPTGVGPQTAMLTVPSDDPSTPSVSVPATGQGGSGALGLSPNLRFLPTVVQSLGTCHSTRPFVISNTGTCNLTITNIAIGGTNAGDFSLSGLPAFPITLEPGHEAGSGDLNGVFAPTASARERTANITVTFVSNPATGATSSQTRDLCGEGVRTGARVLVTQGGVPMPQVHEIELKRFGGAFGFANEVDETRNVPLQTVTATPGTACASFQFHREWGAVSNPTQLVPGVYQLKVEATIAGKEERKVIWFNVDTCGFDGTIVIDF